The sequence TTAAAACTATTTGACAATTACAAAACAGTACATGCACAACCAAACACGGCATAACACAAAGGACTGCCTCCTTTTATTCTCTCCTAACTAACTTAACTACCTCTTACCTTGTCCCACATGAAAAATACTCTTAAAACTCTATTAGCTATAAATCCAGCAACCCATTTCAAAACGTATGCACAAACTTGTGTTTCTCTCTTAAAAAATCTCACTAACCAAGGTTTAATCAGAGATGGGAGTGCCCTTCATGCCCATTTATTCAAAACGGGTATTTCCTCGGAGCAATATATATCGATTAAGCTCTTGATTATGTACTTAAATTATCGGAAATCAGCTGAGGCTGATCAGATCTCGAAAGATTTTGATGGGTTTGATCTTGTTGTACATAACTGTATGATTTCTGCTAACGTACAACGGGGGAATCTTGATGAAGCTCGTAAGTTGTTCGATGAAATGCCGCAAACAAATGAGATTTCTTGGACGGCTTTAATTTCGGGGTTTATGAAATATGGAAGAGTGAGAGAATCAATGTGGTATTTTGAAAGAAACCCATTTCAAAATGTGGTTTCTTGGACTGCAGCGATTAGTGGGTATGTGCAAAATGGTTTTAGTGTTGAAGCTATGAAACTATTTATCAAACTTCTTGAATCTGAGGTCAAACCAAATAAAGTCACATTTACCTCTGTGGTTAGAGCTTGTGCAAATTTAGGTGATTTTGGATTGGGAATGAGCGTTTTGGGCTTGATAGTTAAAACCGGATATGAACATGATTTAGCAGTTTCTAATTCTCTGATTACGTTATGCTTGAGAATGGGTGAAATACACTTGGCTAGGGAAGTGTTTGATAGGATGGAGGAGAAAGATGTTGTTTCTTGGACAGCAATACTAGACTTGTATGTGGAAATGGATGAACTGGGAGAAGCTAGAAGAATTTTTGACGAGATGCCACAAAGAAACGAGGTTTCTTGGAGTGCAATGATAGCAAGATACTGTCAGAGTGGTTACCCTGAAGAGTCGTTGAGACTCTTCTGCCGTATGATTCAAGAAGGGTTCAAGCCAAATATATCTTGTTTCTCTAGTATTCTAAGTGCATTGGCTAGTGTTGAAGCCTTACAAGCAGGAATGAACATCCATGGACATGTTACAAAAATTGGGTTCGAAAAAGACGTTTTTGTCAGTAGCTCTCTCATTGATATGTACTGTAAATGTGGAGAAACTAAGGATGGGCGCTTCCTATTCGATACgattttagagaaaaatatggTTTCATGGAATGCTATGGTTGGAGGGTATAGTTTGAATGGCCATATGGAAGAAGCAAAGTATTTGTTCAATATCATGCCGGTGCGCAACAATGTTTCCTGGAGTGCTATAATTGCTGGTCATTTAGATTGTGAACAATTTGATGAAATGTTTGAGGTCTTCAACGAAATGATTTTGTTAGGAGAAATTCCAAACAAATCCACATTCTCTAGCTTGCTTTGTGCTTGCGCAAGCACAGCATCTTTGGACAAGGGTAAGAACCTACATGGAAAGATAGTTAAACTTGGGATTCAATGTGATACTTATGTGGGGACTGCTCTTACTGACATGTATGCAAAATCTGGGGATATTGAGAGCTCTAAGAAGGTTTTCAATAGAATGCCCAAGAAGAATGAAGTTTCTTGGACTGCGATGATTCAAGGGCTTGCAGAAAGTGGTCTTGCAGAGGAATCTCTTACTTTGTTTGAGGAAATGGAGAAGACCTCATCTATTGCTCCGAATGAGGTCATGTTCTTGGCAGTTCTGTTTGCTTGTTCTCACTCCGGATTAGTTGATAAAGGACTCTGGTATTTTAATTCGATGGAGGCCGTTTATGGACTGAAGCCTAAAGGAAGACACTTTACTTGCGTTGTAGATATGCTATCTCGAGCAGGGCGTCTCTTTGAAGCGGAGGAGTTTATATATTCCATGCCATTTCAACCGGAAACTAATGCATGGGCAGCTTTATTAAGCGGCTGTAAGACTTATAAAAATGAGGAGTTAGCTGAGAGAGTGGCCGGGAAACTTTGGGAAATGGCAGAGAAAAACTGTGCAGGATATGTACTGCTGTCAAATATATATGCCTCAGCTGGAAGATGGAGGGATGTTTTAAAAGTTAGGAAACTAATGAAGGCAAAGGGATTGAAAAAGAGCGGTGGTTGTAGTTGGGTTGAGATTAGAGATCGAGTCCATTCTTTTTATTCAGAAGATGGAGCTCACTCCCAGTCAGCTGAGATTTATGAGATCTTAGAGCTCCTAGGATATGAAATGAAATGCTTgttatttagaaaatagtCATACCTCCAGAGTTGCTtacttcttaatttttttttttctgtaaattattttttaatgtatgAGCGAGGCTACTTACAAGGGCCAAAGATAAACCAAAACAGCACAGTTCCGGTCGATTTCACAACAGAGAATAGAAACCAAGGTAAAGGGAGAGGggaattaaaattctttagCAGATAGCAACAATTCTACTGGCACCAAAGATCAAATGTAGCCAGCAGgtctttcatttta comes from Ricinus communis isolate WT05 ecotype wild-type chromosome 5, ASM1957865v1, whole genome shotgun sequence and encodes:
- the LOC107261689 gene encoding pentatricopeptide repeat-containing protein At5g42450, mitochondrial-like — its product is MKNTLKTLLAINPATHFKTYAQTCVSLLKNLTNQGLIRDGSALHAHLFKTGISSEQYISIKLLIMYLNYRKSAEADQISKDFDGFDLVVHNCMISANVQRGNLDEARKLFDEMPQTNEISWTALISGFMKYGRVRESMWYFERNPFQNVVSWTAAISGYVQNGFSVEAMKLFIKLLESEVKPNKVTFTSVVRACANLGDFGLGMSVLGLIVKTGYEHDLAVSNSLITLCLRMGEIHLAREVFDRMEEKDVVSWTAILDLYVEMDELGEARRIFDEMPQRNEVSWSAMIARYCQSGYPEESLRLFCRMIQEGFKPNISCFSSILSALASVEALQAGMNIHGHVTKIGFEKDVFVSSSLIDMYCKCGETKDGRFLFDTILEKNMVSWNAMVGGYSLNGHMEEAKYLFNIMPVRNNVSWSAIIAGHLDCEQFDEMFEVFNEMILLGEIPNKSTFSSLLCACASTASLDKGKNLHGKIVKLGIQCDTYVGTALTDMYAKSGDIESSKKVFNRMPKKNEVSWTAMIQGLAESGLAEESLTLFEEMEKTSSIAPNEVMFLAVLFACSHSGLVDKGLWYFNSMEAVYGLKPKGRHFTCVVDMLSRAGRLFEAEEFIYSMPFQPETNAWAALLSGCKTYKNEELAERVAGKLWEMAEKNCAGYVLLSNIYASAGRWRDVLKVRKLMKAKGLKKSGGCSWVEIRDRVHSFYSEDGAHSQSAEIYEILELLGYEMKCLLFRK